From the genome of bacterium:
CTTATTCTTTGTTGTTTTACTCTAGCCGCAGACGAATCCAAATCGATTCTGGTGTTGCGCGCGGCCCGTTTGTGGGATGGCCGGTCTGCGGAGCCAGTAACGAACGGGATTGTGATCGTGGAACGTGGAATGATCCGTCAGGCCGGCACTGGAATTGCAGTTCCGGATGGCGCAGAGGTTGTAGATCTTGGAGATGTGACCCTGCTGCCGGGATTCATTGATATGCATGTCCATGCAACGGGTGAGTTAGGACCCAATTTTCTCCTATCCTTCTATCAGGGTCTGCGAAAGACTGTAGCTGAACAGTCGATTGAAGCATCGGTGATGGCGCGGAGAATGCTGGATGCCGGATTCACGACGATCCGCAATCTTGGCGCTAACGATCGTATTGATGCGGGTTTGCGTGATGCAATCGCCAAGAAATTGATCGCCGGTCCACGAATTCTGGCTGCAACCACCGCGCTGGGCGCACGCGGTGGACATTGCGATGGGACCGGATTCCCTGAAGGCACTTTCGGCGAAGAACCAGGAATCGCCGATGGGATTGCTTCCGGACCGGACCAGTTTCGTGATAGCGTCCGGTATCAAATTAAATATGGCGCAGATGTGATCAAGGTTTGCGGAACCGGTGGAGTATTATCCATTGGCGATGAAGTGGATACTCCACAAATCACGCAGGCCGAAATGGATGCAATCGTTGAGGAAGCGCATAA
Proteins encoded in this window:
- a CDS encoding amidohydrolase family protein codes for the protein MRIRFVVFAVLILCCFTLAADESKSILVLRAARLWDGRSAEPVTNGIVIVERGMIRQAGTGIAVPDGAEVVDLGDVTLLPGFIDMHVHATGELGPNFLLSFYQGLRKTVAEQSIEASVMARRMLDAGFTTIRNLGANDRIDAGLRDAIAKKLIAGPRILAATTALGARGGHCDGTGFPEGTFGEEPGIADGIASGPDQFRDSVRYQIKYGADVIKVCGTGGVLSIGDEVDTPQITQAEMDAIVEEAHKLRKKVAVHAHGAEGAKVAIRAGADTIEHGSFLDDEALRMMKERGIWLVPTLLAGEYAGKGPASKTLPPEVQAKAAAAIAKRSETFKKALKLKVNIAFGTDSGVSPHGVNAQEFALLADHGMSPVAALRSATIDAATALGLEEKIGSLEKGKIADVIALAGDPFRDIHATEKVVFVMKDGQIVRRP